The Solanum lycopersicum chromosome 8, SLM_r2.1 DNA segment TTCACTTTTAACCCACAACTGAACATACTATTAAAGGCCTGAAGCCAGCAAACTAAATGTTAATGATTTTACATACTGTGTATAAGTTGGCCCAGAGTCCCagacaatttattttaaaataaatgaaaagaaaaatggtCTTATTTCTCTAAAGTCAATAGGTGACcagtatttttttattgttcattgGTGCAGATATTGCCAGCAGTTGCCTATTTGGATAATCCATCTACAAgttttgctgctaaatttgtTCATACATCTCTAAATAAAAACCGTTGTTCAATCAATTGTCTTGCGGTGAGTTGAAGAATTCTTCTTGGTTTCTATCTTTACGTTTGTGCTTTAGTTGTGTATATCTTTGGTTTTTTGTTCATACTCGATTGAATTACTGTGTCCAGAAGCACACATGCATCTTTAATCATGTGCCATCTAGTTAGCATCTATGtaataccccccccccctccctgTTTATGTGGCACTTTCTCCTTTTCATGATGTCCCAAAATGGTTGAGACTATTCGATTTCTATGCAACTTGTCACTACTGTGAAGAGTACAAAGttgttaaaattttaagttcaaatttcGAGGCAAATATCTCTGTCAAACTAGCTTTTCCAGACTACTGTAATATGATGTTCCTCCATtgctaatattatttataagtcaaattaacttattaaacttaGTGTTAAATGAAACATCATCACATAAAAAGGAAATGCAGGGATTAGTTCTTTCTACTGATCACAAAAATAAATGGAACGGACTATGGAGGATAAAACCTTAATGCAGAAGAATACAACCTTAGCAGTTTTGTAAAAAATGGAGTGGGGGAAGTAATATTTAGTAGTACAATCGGCAATCATGGTATGTTCTTCGGAGAATTTAAATGCAACACATTTGAGTGTCTAAAATATTCACACAGTTGCAAGGCCTTGATTGAATGTATGAATCTGGATCCttgaaacatgattttatttgcTAACAAAGTCTCTTAtgacttttttgtttttctctgaTAAGTACTAGTTTTTCCTGGTAGAGCTCTTTGTATTCAGCTTTTTCTTACTAGCTATtcttttggaaataaaattataaaagaagcCATGGAAGGAGTCATCCTGTCAGATATTGTAGTTTAAAATCTTATACCCTCTTGGGTCTCTTTTATGTCATCGTCATTCTAATAACTGATAAAAGAAGTAAAGAGGATCCAGCTTGTGTTATGCCACAAGACGTAGAGCTAAAACTTTTCTGGGTCTCTCTTTTGGTTATGTCACATCCTATGTGTATCAATCTTTATATTTCTGTTCTCTTATTCAAACCTGCTCTCTCGGATTACGTGAAGTGGACTCCTAGTGGGCGGCGCCTTGTTACTGGATCTCAAAGTGGTGAATTCACACTATGGAATGGGCAATCATTTAACTTTGAAATGATTCTTCAGGTATGAAACTGGGGTTGTAATTTCAGATCTTAGTATGTGACCAGCAAATTAGGTGGACAATGTAATGTATTTCATGTGCAGGCTCATGATCAAGCAGTCAGGTCAATGGTATGGAGCCACAATGATAACTGGATGGTCACTGGTGATGACGGGGGcacaataaagtaaataaaatttaggaACAATCTGCAGTTCACACTCATTCTCTATattgtctttttctttctcttttgtgAATTTGCATCTATATCATGTAACAGGTATTGGCAAAACAATATGAATAATGTCAAAGCCCATAAGAATGCACATAAAGAATCAATACGGGAATTGAGGTAATTATTCTAAATGATGTGACTTGGTTTTGAGAGTTACTAtgtatttcttgttttttttttctgtttggtTTTCGCTATCAACCTCACTTGcatcattaaatatatttttaggatATGCACTATTGCAATGTCAGTTGGTTCTGTCGCAGAAAAAAGTGTTAGTTGGTTACTGAGTCTTATGCTTGAATTTGAACAGCTTCTGTAGTACAGATTTAAAATTCTGCTCCTGCTCTGACGACACTACCGTTAAAATATGGGACTTCGCAAGGTGCCAAGAAGAGCGCTCATTATCTGGTAATGTTCCTCAAGCTGTTTATTATAAGAAGCTTGCTGATTCAAGTATAATTAGTAATGGTTTTGCTGCATATCTCTGATCTTATGCTAGGGGTATTTAGTTgttttttctaaataatatGCATGCTCCTATGTGTCAGTTGACACTCCgccttccattacttcttactGCTATGGAAGTATTTATGACATGTTTAGGCATGTTTCCAGCAGCAGTTTACTATGAAATGGAAAATTGGTTAAAAAAATTCACTGGCAGTAGCTCTTCAATTTGCTATCAACACTTGTTAATTTACCTGTTAACTTGAGCATGAGGTGATCTTAGAATAGTTTCTTATGTCACTTGAACTCAGGCAGGCCACGGTTGGGATGTGAAGAGTGTTGATTGGCACCCTACAAAGTCTCTCTTAGTCTCAGGTATatgcttttttcttttcttttcttagaaATTGTTtcacttagtttttttttatcgtAGAAACGTTCCGGGTTGTTAGATTCACTCTTTGACACCTTGGTTTTGTCCCGCCTGCAGGTGGAAAAGATAATCTTGTTAAACTTTGGGATGCCAAGTCAGGAAAGGAGCTTTCATCATTGTCAGTCAAAAACTGCTCTCTAATTCTGCAATGTTATTACTTCTATAAACTTAGGATTTTACCACTTGATAAGTTACAATTTTTTAGCAATAATATGGATGCTGTTTGCTGTTTGCAGTCATGGACATAAGAATACCGTTCTCTGTGTAAAGTGGAATCAAAATGGTAACTGGGTCCTTACTGCTTCCAAGGATCAAATTATCAAGGTAGGCTGTTCCATGTCATACTTCTCCTAAAACCGGCAAATCTTTTTTCTGATTTTGCTTGTAATGATCGTGTGGTGTTAATTTGTTGTTAATGACCAAATGATCTGATGTTTGCTTCacaaattcattaatttgaaaTCGCATGGTGATTGACACAAGTGTAACAACTACTTGTTCTGTCCTGTTGCTGTTTGTATGACGTGGTAGGAGGTGGAATATGTCCATCAATTTtgaaacacaataaaataattatgataataatattattactatttgttAATTTGACTGTATGATATGTGATTGTTGTTATTTGAGGGAGGATGCCAGTTTTTAACAGAACTGACAAAAACTAGATTTATGCTATCTTTTTTTACCCTTGACAAATGAAAAGCTTTCATTAATGATGCACAAAGATGTGtcaaaagtatttaaaatatgggtgaattgaaaaacaaagaaggaTAAACTTGAAGTTGCTTAGTTCAGTTGAAATGTGTATTTTCGTTTCTGTGGAGTTGTACTTTTGAGCTGTATGAAGCTTTAGGGGAACATGTTCTAGTTTTGTTAGGGATTCAGTCAGGTTCATTAAACTTTTAGCTGTGGGGTTGAGATGCCTGGCTAAATTTCTTATCAGGGGGTTGGTAACAAGATTGCGATTTTAGCTTGGTTTTAAGTTGCAACTGCTTCTTTACTGCAAGTGCATTGCTTCTTACCACTTCTCTGTTTTCTGTTTGCagtattcattttttcatatagttcgaaatgaagaaaaaaacctatataaatatgaattttaatcaACATGCTAATGAAGGAATACCTGCAAATAGTATAGATGATTATTGTCTCAAGTCAAACATTTATGTTCAATTGCTTTTTTTCTGTCCTCTTAACGTGCTGTTTCATTTCAGCTTTATGACATACGTGCTATGAAGGAGGTTGAGTCATTCCGAGGGCATCAGAAGGATGTGACATGTAATAATTACCTTCTTCTGTATGTGTGTATAAATATCTTATGCAATGCATACAACACTAGCATGTCGTAATAGCCAGGTAATGGGTTTGGATGACTTGATAAAGAAAAATGAGCTTGGATGAAAATTTGCAGTTCGTATGCTAGTATTATTCAGTAAATTTCTCCAAGGTACAATATGAATAAGAAGTTTCAGTCATGTTGATGAAAAAGTGGATAATACAAATGGAGATGGTGGCTGAATTGTTGGTCATGATAAAATTCAGAGTTAATCACGTTTAGCGTTTTCTACTATCTGTGTTGCAACAATAAATTTAAtgcttctttattttgtttattcagATAATAAACACCCTTTTTGTTCCACTTATTGTCTTGTTCCTGCACCATGCTTTCATGGTTAACTTTCATCTGTCTGTGATACTGGCTAATTGTCTGTTTATATTCATGTAACCGTGACAGCACTGGCCTGGCATCCATTTCATGAAGAATATTTCGTCAGTGGAAGCTTTGATGGTTCAATATTTCATTGGCTTGTGGGGTAAGTTCCTTGAAACTTCTTTCGCTATCAACTATAAATCATTGGTGCTACTTTCATCTCCTGCGCTTTCAAAATACCATTATATCACTTTGTTTAAGACATTAATCTTGATGTTTCTTATTCTTGTCAACTGTTAGCCATAGGAATAACAAGCCTTATTTGGTGAAATAGACAGGATACCTAGCTATCGGTTGAGGAAGTGTTGCTAATTGCTCTGTCATAACATTACTCTTTTGTTTATATTCTTTTGCAACCATTTACTAAAATTGAAGTGTGGTACTCCTTCCACTTCTTTGGCTGGATTCGAGTTGGGATGATTGTCAAAGGACAATTCAGGATGAATGTCATAGCTAGTGGCTTAGACTTATCAAGAAACTTATGGGATAATAAGTCTAGGTTAAGAGTGAATGAAAGTTTAAAATATGAACTTGCCCTTTTCTAAAAAGAGATAGATGTACTTAAACTAACttgaatcaattttatgatcttaCTTATTTCTAATCTTTGTGAAATACTTCAACCGTTCCAGGCAACAAGAAGTTGTAGATAAGAGAAGGAACTTTGTTTCCACTTCTAATGCTCCTCTTAGCATGTATCTTTACTTCATCAAGCATTCTGATCTTAAATAAAACCAAAACAGTGGGGATACATGGTTGTTGTATGTGAATCTGGTGCTATGGTTCTTGAGCAATTGCCCTTTTCTCCTAGGAAGGTGTCAATTCGATGCGATGAGTTCAGGATCGTTCTGGGAAAAATCATCTCCTTCCACTcaaattccttttttatttgcTTTTCCTGTAAGAGGGAGGCTTGTTTTTTTGGTCATATGCATTATTTGCCCTAGTTATtgaataaaaacatttttttccctttctgtTCAAACAAATAAGTTCTTTCTACCTAGTATTGAGCAGTGCAGTATCATCCTACAGTTTCTGTGACTGGGGAATAAAAGAGCTCTCTGGACTACTTAGTCTGTCATCCAAACATGTGATGAGATAGTCCAGAATATGATTTCACTTGCAAAATGAAActtttaatcaaatcaaatcccCCTATTATCAGTGATTGGGTAAGttctaatatatttttctctcgTCTTTTTGATGCTCTACCCACAGGCATGAAGCTCCTCAAGTAGAAATCACAAATGCACATGAAACTGGTGTTTGGGATCTTGCGTGGCACCCCATTGGCTATCTCCTTTGCAGGTTATACTGCATTTTCTTGAACTGCAGCTCTGTAGTTATGTGCCATTTATTACACTAGTACTGCTTTCCAGTTGCAGAAAACAATTGTTAGGATTCTTCTCATAACTGGTGTGCTTTTCTTCTGTGCCTTGTCccatatttaaatatattggtCAATTCATTTTGGGTGTTGCTGGATATTCTTTTGAGgtttttcattttattgttgCTTGGATCTATATGGTGCTGAATTTGCTGCTTTACCATGACAATATAAGCTGAAGCTAATTCCAAAAGCATGTTTAGTATTCACCCTGCAATTCTATGCCCCAGTAAGAACACAGAGCCCCAGTAAGAACACAGAGCATTCCCAAAGTACTCCTTTTCCAATTTTCTAATAGAATACCTTCTGCAAATTCTGTTTGATTTTGCTCTtttcagttttttatttttattttaaactgGTAATTCTGTGCGTgtgtgtattatattatatattaaaagaatcaAAACAGTACTTAGGTAGTACTGAAACCATATTTACATTAGAGCTCTCAAATTCTTTTGTCCCCTATCTATAATGAATCTAAAACATCAATgatagaaatattattattttagtatatcTGATTAAACCAAAAACACAAAAGTAGGATGGAGTTCAACTTGATATTTTGCACACCATTCTTTATATTCTCAAAGCATCTTATCTCCTTCCAAATAGTCCACTAAATGCAGGCATGGACAATTCTCCATCTACTCCCATCCTTTGCCCGTAAGCCTGTTTACTCGCAACTTTTTAGAGCTTCTGTGACCTTTTCAGGAATAATTCAGGATGTCTTTTAAGTTACcaagttcaaaaaaaataaattcaggatgtctttttgaggtttaaaataatTCTCCATTATTGTGCCGTGAAATTACGATGTAGAAGAAACGGTTAACTGTCTCTGCTGTTTCTTTACGCAAATAACATCTTGAACATAATGGAATCCCTCTTCTCGACAGATTAGCCAGTGTAAGGGCTGCTTCTTTAACTAGTAGCCACACAACATAGACTACTTTGTGAGGGACTTTAGTCTTCCAGGATGTGTTTCCATGTCCAACTGGGTTGGTTGGAGTGATCCATCATTTTGTAAGCTGCATTTGCCTAGAATAGTTTCCTTTCTACCATAATACATCTCCACTTGTCTGTAGCCCAAACTGCTCAATTACACTAAAGAAATCAGCCACTCTTAGCAATTCCCAATCATTGATTTGTCTTCTGAAAATGATGCTCCATCCTTGAAGTGTCCTCATTTCTGCTATAGACCTTTGCTGATGAAGAACTAGTTGAAGATATCTGGAAAGGCCATTTCCAGATTGCTTACCTCATGCCAGTTGTCCTTCTGAAAGTTAATTGTAATCTTATATGTTTATTCTTTCCACATAATGGCTATGGATTTAGATTGTCCCTTCTCGGTTTGCCTTCTATCCACTCTAAGAAGTCTATCAGTCGATGGTTGTGGGGATTAAAGCTTCTGCTGTACTAATTCTTTCTTGAATGTGAAGGTTTCTTTTGTGCGGGCTCTCAACTTTTTCTTTATCCAGTAAATTTATGTTTCCATAAGAAGTCTGCTGCAGATTTAAATCATAGGGTAGATGGTTGTCTGTAGCTTTGTTGTATGCTCATCTCAACTATGGCCCTCACTTTAGTAGCTTCTTTTTCCATGTATGTTGGCTCTAACTCCCTTCTACAGAACTTATCAAGCATATGTACAAATACAATTAGCGATAGTAATAGTTCCTccattttatgttattttgagATAGTAATAGTTGTGTATATCAAAACCATTACATTTGTGTACTAAAACCATATTTACAAAGGAAGAATACTGTCAGCTGTCCTTGCAAAATCGAGGATTTCTATGATTGAAACTATATCTTCTATGTAAATCTGTTTACACCTAAAACAAAAAGAGTCTAATGCAATTCAATTGATCTTCTGTATTGAATGGCTACTGTCCTCAACATTTCAAGTTCCTCTCTTTCCAGATTGTCCACCAGATGAAACTTGCAAGCTGGTATAGTCTATCTATGTATAGACTTTGTCATTTCATTTAAACCTTTCTTGGCAGGTGACTTTGTGGGTGCTTACTTGCATTTTAAGCCTCATTGTGTTTATGTTGATTCAAATCCTGCACAGCCTCCACAGGCTGGAATAAAATTTGTTCCCTCCCTCTCTATCTTCGTGTGTGTGTGAGGGGAATTGTGTGTTTTGTACTGTAAATTGTATGTCATTGCCTTCTAGCGGCTGGTTCTGGCCTTTCTTGCTGTGTTATTTTGTTTCTTATCCTCCCTAGTACTGTGGATATCCTAAGGCCTTCCCAACTAGGTATTCTGCCAACAGGAATAAAATTTCTCACTTTAAAGCGTACAACTGGAGTAACCTAACCGGGTAACTAATCAGTCTTTTTGCTGGTGCAGCGGTAGTAATGATCAGACAACAAAGTTCTGGTGCAGAAATAGGCCTGGGGACTCCGCTCGTGATAAATTCAATTTAGGACAACAAGGTGTTTACTAATTCCTGTTCATGcagttgttatttttattttttttatgctatTGTTTTAGTGTACTTCAGATTGTATACAAGTTTATTGTTCATATGTTTAGATAAGGGGGCTGTGGGCTTTGTAGACCTGGGCAAAAATCAGCTTCGTTTTAAAGAAATTTCTTGAaagattatcaatttttttttcattggcACGTAATAGTCTTAGTTTGACTATCACGTTGAACTACCAAACTATAGTGCTTAAATAGCCTCAGCACAGGTATTTTGGTTGATTTCAGGTTTGGGTGATCAACACAATGTTCTTGGTCGCATGCCTGGTAATTTTCCAGGTCCTGAGCCCCCATCAACTCCTGGAGCATTTGCCTCTGGTATGTTACGAACGGAGGGTACAATACCTGGAGTTGGAGCTGCAATGCCACTGTCTATCCCGTCACTTGATTCACCTTCTCAAGGAGAACAGAAGACTTCAATGCCTTTAGGAGCTCCTCCCCTTCCTCCTGGTCCACATCCATCGCTTCTTGCAAGTAATCAGCAGCAAGCATATCAACAAAACATGCAGCAAGCTCAGCAGCAGTCACTGCCTCAACAAATGACTTCTCTTCCTTTGCAACCACCGAATTTGCCACAGCTACAGCCTCCACATATGCCTCTAATGCCACATCCTCATCTACCTCGGCCACCACATCAACTACAACCAGTAAACATGCCCGGCATTCAGTCTTCAATGCCAGGATCTGGACCCATCCAAGGAATGCCTCCGATGGTAAGTATCATATTTCTGCAGCTGTCTGTATATTGCGTGtatctctcttttcttcctGTAGATGTGTCATGATTTATCTTGATTGTCACCTTCTTGGTGCATCTCTAAGTATAATTGTCTTGCTAAACCAATGGAAATAAATTAGTGGTGTAGATTCACTTTTCCTTGTATTCATTTGTATCTCTGCGTATAATTGTCTTGCTAAACCTATTTGTATTGATTTGTATCTCTAAGTTTATGCTTGCTTATGCTGAATTCTGATTCTTCATTTGAACTTCCCCCTTGAGTGCAAGAACTTCATCTTTTCTGTAGTAGTTCCAGATTCAGTTTGTGCATTGTTCATAAAACTTtgattatatgaaatttttactGTTACAGAACAGAGATGACCATTTTGAAAGATTCCTACTCTTAAGTAACTGATATTCAAGGTTGAGGccataaaataatttgagttaGCCATGCATTTGTATGAAGATGAGATTTGTAGCCAAATGGTATTTTAGAGATGGCAGAGGGTCCTCAGTCAAGTGTTGCCGTCCACCAACAAAATATGTTCATATGCTTGGCACAAGGGGGAAAAGGCAGGTTTGCATGCGAGAGGGCACTATCTGGCATAAAACACATTTATGATGTGTCATGTCTCTAACAACTTAAGATTTTATACGAGACGGGCTCACATTGTTCAACAGTATGCAGGTGATACAGCATGCATGGATCTAATTTTACTAGGGTCTTCGCCTCTTCTTGAATAGAGCGTAATTGGTAGCAAGGACAACTACTTTTGCATTGTGGCATAGTTGGTCAATTGATACAAAGTGCATTTGCTTTGAAGGAAATATATTGAGAGGATCAAAAGGTTATTTCAGCATCACAGATTGACTGTCTTTTTCTTTTCAGGGGATACAAGGTAACATGAATCAGATGGGCCCTCCAATGCCTCAAGGTCATTTTGTTGGCATGCCTCCTGGATCTGGACCGCAGGGCAATGTTCCCCCTGGTGGAATGCCAAAT contains these protein-coding regions:
- the LOC101263044 gene encoding flowering time control protein FY isoform X1; its protein translation is MMASGDPHQHQQHQHPPLPQQQFQQQHQQQPQQQPQQQHQQQPQQQHQQQHQQLHQQQHPPHFGEFPRGPQPLPGPPPMMRQPSASSTTLNSQLPGPPPHPSYDAHADSFAAKRMRKIGQRRAVDYTSTVVRYMQIRMWQRDSRDRTVLQPSPAAAVDILPAVAYLDNPSTSFAAKFVHTSLNKNRCSINCLAWTPSGRRLVTGSQSGEFTLWNGQSFNFEMILQAHDQAVRSMVWSHNDNWMVTGDDGGTIKYWQNNMNNVKAHKNAHKESIRELSFCSTDLKFCSCSDDTTVKIWDFARCQEERSLSGHGWDVKSVDWHPTKSLLVSGGKDNLVKLWDAKSGKELSSFHGHKNTVLCVKWNQNGNWVLTASKDQIIKLYDIRAMKEVESFRGHQKDVTSLAWHPFHEEYFVSGSFDGSIFHWLVGHEAPQVEITNAHETGVWDLAWHPIGYLLCSGSNDQTTKFWCRNRPGDSARDKFNLGQQGLGDQHNVLGRMPGNFPGPEPPSTPGAFASGMLRTEGTIPGVGAAMPLSIPSLDSPSQGEQKTSMPLGAPPLPPGPHPSLLASNQQQAYQQNMQQAQQQSLPQQMTSLPLQPPNLPQLQPPHMPLMPHPHLPRPPHQLQPVNMPGIQSSMPGSGPIQGMPPMGIQGNMNQMGPPMPQGHFVGMPPGSGPQGNVPPGGMPNGLPNMQGPQNAGGNQMFPPVRGFNRPQAGQMPLMPGLNPYQVNDINLEIQTHLLECTCSQTLVINLECLRHCRQGLHHIIKDINRPLSIVSSFAQVVC
- the LOC101263044 gene encoding flowering time control protein FY isoform X2, which gives rise to MMASGDPHQHQQHQHPPLPQQQFQQQHQQQPQQQPQQQHQQQPQQQHQQQHQQLHQQQHPPHFGEFPRGPQPLPGPPPMMRQPSASSTTLNSQLPGPPPHPSYDAHADSFAAKRMRKIGQRRAVDYTSTVVRYMQIRMWQRDSRDRTVLQPSPAAAVDILPAVAYLDNPSTSFAAKFVHTSLNKNRCSINCLAWTPSGRRLVTGSQSGEFTLWNGQSFNFEMILQAHDQAVRSMVWSHNDNWMVTGDDGGTIKYWQNNMNNVKAHKNAHKESIRELSFCSTDLKFCSCSDDTTVKIWDFARCQEERSLSGHGWDVKSVDWHPTKSLLVSGGKDNLVKLWDAKSGKELSSFHGHKNTVLCVKWNQNGNWVLTASKDQIIKLYDIRAMKEVESFRGHQKDVTSLAWHPFHEEYFVSGSFDGSIFHWLVGHEAPQVEITNAHETGVWDLAWHPIGYLLCSGSNDQTTKFWCRNRPGDSARDKFNLGQQGLGDQHNVLGRMPGNFPGPEPPSTPGAFASGMLRTEGTIPGVGAAMPLSIPSLDSPSQGEQKTSMPLGAPPLPPGPHPSLLASNQQQAYQQNMQQAQQQSLPQQMTSLPLQPPNLPQLQPPHMPLMPHPHLPRPPHQLQPVNMPGIQSSMPGSGPIQGMPPMGIQGNMNQMGPPMPQGHFVGMPPGSGPQGNVPPGGMPNGLPNMQGPQNAGGNQMFPPVRGFNRPQAGQMPLMPGLNPYQQSGNPNTPPGMHMQSNFGHQSGMPPPLPPGPPPHNQGHQ